In Microbacterium lushaniae, the following are encoded in one genomic region:
- a CDS encoding Gfo/Idh/MocA family protein: protein MTRNLNIGLISVGWMGRLHSRAYLATAHHFPELPVRAVLRTAADPDEGGRRHAVEALGYEQAVVDYRDLLADPGIDAVSICSPNFLHREIAVAAARAGKPFWIEKPMGRSAAESREIAEAAASAGVVTSVGFNYRHVPAIAEARRLVRSGALGVITNVRASFLADYSADPGGALTWRFLQERAGSGVVGDLLSHGIDLAQFLVGRIASVTAAQGTFIAERPLPSAGAAGHFSRGAAGGPVGPVENEDYAAVIGRFDSGAIGVFESSRVAVGPHAEYVVEVYGTKGALRWDFQRLNELRLADDRAGYRTIMAHPGYGEFARFQPGPGTSMGFDDLKTIEASLFLRSIAEGRQLAPSAADGWAAAEVADAALASARHGAWVEVPAVTGTTTFDTA from the coding sequence ATGACCCGGAACCTGAACATCGGTCTCATCTCCGTCGGCTGGATGGGGCGCCTCCACTCGCGCGCGTACCTCGCGACCGCGCACCACTTCCCCGAGCTGCCCGTGCGCGCGGTGCTGCGCACGGCCGCCGATCCCGACGAGGGCGGCCGGCGCCACGCCGTCGAGGCGCTCGGGTACGAGCAGGCCGTCGTGGATTACCGCGACCTGCTCGCCGACCCCGGGATCGACGCCGTGTCGATCTGCTCGCCCAACTTCCTCCACCGCGAGATCGCCGTGGCGGCAGCGCGGGCGGGCAAGCCGTTCTGGATCGAGAAGCCGATGGGCCGGAGCGCCGCGGAATCGCGCGAGATCGCCGAGGCCGCCGCATCCGCCGGTGTCGTGACGTCGGTGGGGTTCAACTACCGCCACGTCCCGGCGATCGCCGAGGCGCGCCGGCTCGTCAGATCCGGGGCACTGGGCGTCATCACGAACGTGCGGGCGAGCTTCCTCGCCGACTACTCCGCCGATCCGGGCGGAGCGCTGACGTGGCGGTTCCTGCAGGAGCGGGCGGGGTCGGGCGTCGTGGGAGACCTGCTGTCGCACGGCATCGACCTCGCGCAGTTCCTCGTCGGGCGGATCGCGAGCGTGACCGCCGCACAGGGGACCTTCATCGCCGAACGGCCCCTCCCCTCCGCCGGCGCGGCCGGCCACTTCTCCCGCGGCGCCGCCGGCGGGCCGGTGGGCCCGGTCGAGAACGAGGATTACGCCGCTGTCATCGGCCGGTTCGACTCCGGGGCGATCGGCGTCTTCGAATCCAGCCGCGTCGCGGTGGGCCCGCACGCCGAGTACGTCGTGGAGGTCTACGGCACGAAGGGGGCGCTCCGGTGGGACTTCCAGCGGCTCAACGAGCTGCGCCTGGCCGATGACCGCGCCGGCTACCGCACGATCATGGCCCACCCCGGATACGGCGAGTTCGCGCGCTTCCAGCCGGGACCGGGCACGAGCATGGGCTTCGACGACCTCAAGACGATCGAGGCGTCGCTGTTCCTGCGTTCGATCGCCGAGGGGCGCCAGCTCGCGCCCTCGGCCGCCGACGGGTGGGCCGCCGCCGAGGTCGCCGACGCCGCCCTGGCCAGCGCGCGGCACGGCGCCTGGGTCGAGGTGCCCGCCGTCACCGGCACCACGACGTTCGACACCGCCTGA